From Cannabis sativa cultivar Pink pepper isolate KNU-18-1 chromosome 8, ASM2916894v1, whole genome shotgun sequence, a single genomic window includes:
- the LOC115700612 gene encoding putative SWI/SNF-related matrix-associated actin-dependent regulator of chromatin subfamily A member 3-like 1 isoform X1 produces the protein MEDDGPMRFINLLHHWREFPTDQDDFVFSSSSSQDTLSQSLSSSSETYMLGFVIANIVGMKYYSGTINGREMVGLIREPLNPYDSNAIRVINTRMAQVGHIERAVAAVLAPLIDSNSIAVEGIVPKGKAAANRYKIPCQIHIFAKVEAFPALKDAILRSGLQLISDNDVSFTLSEAMVVEEKKGKKGMKSLDKIFKLVDKNLSKKGQLQVLEPPKEAIKSELFLHQKEGLWWLAQRENSRELPPFWEDKNGCYVNVLTNYETNSRPEPLRGGIFADDMGLGKTLTLLSLIAFDKYSSSGSVSSSLPLSIGNEDKLDEVGEEGQEVSVLGGNKGKRGRPSKKTTGSKKKQKVGDTTSLIFDKSSGCKPTLIVCPPSVFSTWITQLGDHTMTGSFKVYMYYGDRTNDAEELKKYDIVLTTYSTLATEHSWPKSAAKQVNWWRVILDEAHLIKNSNALQSKAVCDLKANRRWVVTGTPIQNDSYDLFSLMAFLRFEPFSVKSYWQSLVQRPLAQGNEKGLSRLQVLMATISLRRTKDNGLIGLPTKTVEICYLELSTEEREVYDQMEKVAKNVLQGYIDAGGPMCNYTTVLSNILRLRQICTDLALCPSNIKSLTPSNNIEDASNNPELLQKIVEVLQDGEDFDCPICITPPTDMVITRCGHIFCHACILKTLKHTKSSCPLCRRPTTTSDLFSAPPTSSDADNDSSSSRPFMSSKVSALLKLLVASRDQNSATKSVVFSQFRKMLILLEKPLEEAGFKTLRLDGSMNAKRRAKVIEEFGSSKDGPTILLASLKASGTGINLTAASRVYFLEPWWNPAVEDQAMDRVHRIGQTEDVKIVRLISRNSIEERILELQERKRRLAKEAFGRQGSKDRREIGINDLRTLVSLEPKV, from the exons ATGGAGGACGACGGCCCAATGAGGTTCATCAATCTTCTCCATCATTGGCGAGAGTTTCCAACCGACCAAGATGATTttgtcttttcttcttcttcttcccaaGATACTCTCTCTCAGTCCCTCTCTTCTTCCTCCGAAACCTACATGCTCGGTTTTGTCATCGCCAACATTGTTGGGATGAAGTACTACTCGGGCACTATTAATGGCCGAGAAATGGTTGGTCTCATTCGGGAACCCCTCAACCCTTACGATTCCAACGCCATTAGAGTTATCAACACGAGAATGGCTCAGGTCGGCCACATTGAGCGAGCTGTGGCAGCCGTACTGGCGCCTTTGATTGATTCCAACTCTATCGCTGTCGAAGGCATTGTCCCCAAAGGAAAAGCTGCCGCTAACAGGTACAAGATTCCTTGTCAAATTCATATTTTCGCTAAAGTTGAAGCCTTTCCCGCTTTGAAAGATGCAATATTGCGATCGGGGTTGCAGTTGATTTCGGATAACGACGTGTCTTTTACACTCTCTGAGGCTATGGTGGTTGAGGAGAAAAAGGGTAAGAAGGGGATGAAGAGTTTGGATAAGATTTTCAAGTTGGTGGATAAGAATTTGAGCAAGAAGGGGCAATTGCAAGTATTGGAGCCCCCAAAAGAAGCCATTAAATCAGAGCTTTTCTTGCACCAGAAGGAAGGGTTATGGTGGCTGGCCCAAAGAGAAAATTCCCGTGAATTGCCTCCTTTTTGGGAAGACAAAAATGGTTGTTATGTGAATGTGTTAACGAATTACGAAACCAATTCTCGACCGGAGCCTTTGCGAGGTGGGATTTTTGCAGACGATATGGGATTGGGTAAGACTCTAACTTTGCTCTCTTTGATAGCTTTTGATAAATATTCTAGTAGTGGCAGTGTTAGTAGTAGTCTTCCTTTGTCAATTGGAAATGAAGATAAGCTCGATGAAGTTGGCGAGGAGGGTCAGGAAGTTTCTGTTTTGGGCGGTAATAAAGGCAAGAGGGGAAGACCCAGCAAAAAAACTACAGGGTCGAAGAAGAAACAAAAAGTTGGGGACACCACCAGTTTGATATTTGACAAGTCTTCAGGTTGTAAACCAACGTTGATTGTATGCCCTCCTTCTGTTTTTTCAACATGGATCACACAGTTGGGAGACCACACCATGACCGGAAGTTTTAAGGTATATATGTATTATGGAGATAGGACTAATGATGCTGAAGAACTGAAGAAGTACGATATTGTTTTGACAACATATAGTACATTGGCTACTGAGCATTCTTGGCCTAAGTCTGCTGCTAAGCAAGTTAACTGGTGGAGGGTTATTTTGGACGAGGCTCACTTGATTAAGAACTCTAATGCTTTACAGAGTAAGGCTGTTTGTGACTTGAAGGCTAACCGGAGGTGGGTTGTCACCGGAACTCCTATTCAGAATGACTCGTATGATTTATTTTCTTTGATGGCATTTTTACGGTTTGAGCCATTTTCTGTCAAGAGTTACTGGCAAAGCTTAGTCCAGCGACCACTTGCTCAGGGAAACGAAAAGGGGCTCTCACGTCTGCAG GTTTTAATGGCAACCATTTCCTTGAGAAGAACAAAAGACAATGGACTAATAGGATTGCCAACAAAAACGGTAGAGATTTGTTATCTTGAACTTTCTACAGAAGAACGTGAAGTGTATGATCAGATGGAAAAAGTAGCAAAGAATGTTTTACAAGGTTATATTGATGCTGGTGGTCCCATGTGCAACTATACTACTGTACTGAGTAATATTCTACGACTTCGCCAAATCTGTACTGATCTAGCCTTGTGTCCTTCAAATATTAAATCCTTGACTCCTTCTAATAATATTGAAG ATGCATCCAACAACCCAGAGCTGCTTCAAAAGATTGTCGAGGTACTGCAAGACGGCGAAGATTTTGACTGTCCGATTTGCATTACACCCCCAACTGATATGGTGATTACGCGTTGTGGCCATATCTTTTGCCATGCTTGTATTTTGAAAACTCTAAAGCACACCAAGTCTTCTTGCCCTCTTTGTCGACGTCCTACAACTACTTCTGACCTGTTTTCTGCTCCACCAACTTCTTCGGATGCTGATAATGATTCATCCTCCTCAAGGCCATTCATGTCTTCAAAAGTGTCTGCTCTTCTGAAACTTCTTGTGGCATCAAGAGATCAAAACTCAGCAACAAAGTCAGTAGTATTTTCACAATTCAGGAAGATGTTAATCTTACTTGAAAAGCCACTAGAAGAAGCTGGTTTCAAGACTTTGCGATTAGACGGTTCTATGAATGCAAAGAGAAGGGCTAAAGTTATTGAAGAATTTGGAAGCTCAAAAGATGGACCAACAATCTTGCTTGCAAGTCTAAAGGCTTCAGGAACTGGTATAAACCTTACAGCTGCTTCTAGAGTTTACTTCTTGGAGCCATGGTGGAACCCAGCAGTTGAAGATCAGGCCATGGACCGAGTCCATAGAATTGGACAAACAGAGGATGTGAAGATTGTGAGGTTAATTTCTCGAAACAGCATCGAAGAAAGAATTCTGGAATTACAAGAACGTAAGAGGAGACTTGCAAAAGAAGCTTTTGGAAGACAGGGATCAAAGGATAGAAGAGAAATTGGGATCAATGATCTTCGCACCCTAGTGTCTCTTGAGCCCAAAGTATGA
- the LOC115700612 gene encoding putative SWI/SNF-related matrix-associated actin-dependent regulator of chromatin subfamily A member 3-like 1 isoform X2, with translation MVVEEKKGKKGMKSLDKIFKLVDKNLSKKGQLQVLEPPKEAIKSELFLHQKEGLWWLAQRENSRELPPFWEDKNGCYVNVLTNYETNSRPEPLRGGIFADDMGLGKTLTLLSLIAFDKYSSSGSVSSSLPLSIGNEDKLDEVGEEGQEVSVLGGNKGKRGRPSKKTTGSKKKQKVGDTTSLIFDKSSGCKPTLIVCPPSVFSTWITQLGDHTMTGSFKVYMYYGDRTNDAEELKKYDIVLTTYSTLATEHSWPKSAAKQVNWWRVILDEAHLIKNSNALQSKAVCDLKANRRWVVTGTPIQNDSYDLFSLMAFLRFEPFSVKSYWQSLVQRPLAQGNEKGLSRLQVLMATISLRRTKDNGLIGLPTKTVEICYLELSTEEREVYDQMEKVAKNVLQGYIDAGGPMCNYTTVLSNILRLRQICTDLALCPSNIKSLTPSNNIEDASNNPELLQKIVEVLQDGEDFDCPICITPPTDMVITRCGHIFCHACILKTLKHTKSSCPLCRRPTTTSDLFSAPPTSSDADNDSSSSRPFMSSKVSALLKLLVASRDQNSATKSVVFSQFRKMLILLEKPLEEAGFKTLRLDGSMNAKRRAKVIEEFGSSKDGPTILLASLKASGTGINLTAASRVYFLEPWWNPAVEDQAMDRVHRIGQTEDVKIVRLISRNSIEERILELQERKRRLAKEAFGRQGSKDRREIGINDLRTLVSLEPKV, from the exons ATGGTGGTTGAGGAGAAAAAGGGTAAGAAGGGGATGAAGAGTTTGGATAAGATTTTCAAGTTGGTGGATAAGAATTTGAGCAAGAAGGGGCAATTGCAAGTATTGGAGCCCCCAAAAGAAGCCATTAAATCAGAGCTTTTCTTGCACCAGAAGGAAGGGTTATGGTGGCTGGCCCAAAGAGAAAATTCCCGTGAATTGCCTCCTTTTTGGGAAGACAAAAATGGTTGTTATGTGAATGTGTTAACGAATTACGAAACCAATTCTCGACCGGAGCCTTTGCGAGGTGGGATTTTTGCAGACGATATGGGATTGGGTAAGACTCTAACTTTGCTCTCTTTGATAGCTTTTGATAAATATTCTAGTAGTGGCAGTGTTAGTAGTAGTCTTCCTTTGTCAATTGGAAATGAAGATAAGCTCGATGAAGTTGGCGAGGAGGGTCAGGAAGTTTCTGTTTTGGGCGGTAATAAAGGCAAGAGGGGAAGACCCAGCAAAAAAACTACAGGGTCGAAGAAGAAACAAAAAGTTGGGGACACCACCAGTTTGATATTTGACAAGTCTTCAGGTTGTAAACCAACGTTGATTGTATGCCCTCCTTCTGTTTTTTCAACATGGATCACACAGTTGGGAGACCACACCATGACCGGAAGTTTTAAGGTATATATGTATTATGGAGATAGGACTAATGATGCTGAAGAACTGAAGAAGTACGATATTGTTTTGACAACATATAGTACATTGGCTACTGAGCATTCTTGGCCTAAGTCTGCTGCTAAGCAAGTTAACTGGTGGAGGGTTATTTTGGACGAGGCTCACTTGATTAAGAACTCTAATGCTTTACAGAGTAAGGCTGTTTGTGACTTGAAGGCTAACCGGAGGTGGGTTGTCACCGGAACTCCTATTCAGAATGACTCGTATGATTTATTTTCTTTGATGGCATTTTTACGGTTTGAGCCATTTTCTGTCAAGAGTTACTGGCAAAGCTTAGTCCAGCGACCACTTGCTCAGGGAAACGAAAAGGGGCTCTCACGTCTGCAG GTTTTAATGGCAACCATTTCCTTGAGAAGAACAAAAGACAATGGACTAATAGGATTGCCAACAAAAACGGTAGAGATTTGTTATCTTGAACTTTCTACAGAAGAACGTGAAGTGTATGATCAGATGGAAAAAGTAGCAAAGAATGTTTTACAAGGTTATATTGATGCTGGTGGTCCCATGTGCAACTATACTACTGTACTGAGTAATATTCTACGACTTCGCCAAATCTGTACTGATCTAGCCTTGTGTCCTTCAAATATTAAATCCTTGACTCCTTCTAATAATATTGAAG ATGCATCCAACAACCCAGAGCTGCTTCAAAAGATTGTCGAGGTACTGCAAGACGGCGAAGATTTTGACTGTCCGATTTGCATTACACCCCCAACTGATATGGTGATTACGCGTTGTGGCCATATCTTTTGCCATGCTTGTATTTTGAAAACTCTAAAGCACACCAAGTCTTCTTGCCCTCTTTGTCGACGTCCTACAACTACTTCTGACCTGTTTTCTGCTCCACCAACTTCTTCGGATGCTGATAATGATTCATCCTCCTCAAGGCCATTCATGTCTTCAAAAGTGTCTGCTCTTCTGAAACTTCTTGTGGCATCAAGAGATCAAAACTCAGCAACAAAGTCAGTAGTATTTTCACAATTCAGGAAGATGTTAATCTTACTTGAAAAGCCACTAGAAGAAGCTGGTTTCAAGACTTTGCGATTAGACGGTTCTATGAATGCAAAGAGAAGGGCTAAAGTTATTGAAGAATTTGGAAGCTCAAAAGATGGACCAACAATCTTGCTTGCAAGTCTAAAGGCTTCAGGAACTGGTATAAACCTTACAGCTGCTTCTAGAGTTTACTTCTTGGAGCCATGGTGGAACCCAGCAGTTGAAGATCAGGCCATGGACCGAGTCCATAGAATTGGACAAACAGAGGATGTGAAGATTGTGAGGTTAATTTCTCGAAACAGCATCGAAGAAAGAATTCTGGAATTACAAGAACGTAAGAGGAGACTTGCAAAAGAAGCTTTTGGAAGACAGGGATCAAAGGATAGAAGAGAAATTGGGATCAATGATCTTCGCACCCTAGTGTCTCTTGAGCCCAAAGTATGA